The Paenibacillus sp. FSL W8-0426 region GTCAATATACTCCGATTCCTACGCTGGCATGATCCAGATCAGGTCTAAGGGTCAGTATCTTATGGGATACACTCTCAGCCGGCCAATTCCGACACCCCTGGGAAGCTATGAAGTTACGGGCGTTGCTATCACAGTAATTATAGGCAAGAGTCCGGATTGTGTCCAGTAAGGAATTGGAGGGACGACCGGGATTACCGTTGGAAAAATTCAATCCATTCTTTTTCAGGTCCATAGATGAAGAAATAACGATATCCGTTCGGCAAGGTTACAATCTCCCCATCGATGAACTCTGCATCCGTTGCCTGAATGCGTCGGTATTCCGCTTCGATGTCCTCCACATGGATGGCAAAGTGGTGCACCGTTCCTTCGGATGGCAGCTTGTCGCTATACCCCTGAATCAGCTCGATCTCGGTCTCGTCGCTCCCGTTAAAACCGAGAAATGCCAGCTGAATGACACCGTTGGTGTGAGTCAACCGTCCCTTCAGTTCCAGACCGACAATCTCGGTATAGAAGCGGAGCGTTGTTTCCAGATCGCGAACGGAGATTCCGACGTGGTCGACGCGTTTTTGAAAAGCCATATGAACATACCTCCCGGGGCAGATAATTCGCCATTAGCATTTTAGAAATAGAATAGATGTGAAAACCCAAGCTGTCAAGTTGGAATTAGAGCGGCAATTGAACGCGCTTACGTAAAAAATAAAGATTTAAATTTTAAAAGTTCACAATTTGTTCACTTATGAAGGGCATAACGTGATCACTATAATGATCAAATGAACAGAAAGGATGAGTGCATTGCCAACAACGAAAAGAGAACAAGTGGTGTTCGGATTAATGATGTGCTTCGGCATGGTCACGATCATGCTGTTGTTTAATCTGTATAACAGCGGAATGATCGGGAAATTGTCTTTGATGGAGATTCTGCTGCAGTTTGTGATCTGTTTTGTGGTCGCTTTTGCGGTTGAATCGATATTGGTAGGTCCTGTGGCGAAAAAAGTAGCGTTTTCCCTGCCGTTCGACAAGTCGAACAAATTGGTGGCCGTGTTGACGCTCTCGTTTTTTATGGTGGTCGGCATGGTGTTGGTCATGTCTTTCTATGGTGTAATGACATCCTACCTCACCAATGGACTTGGAGGTCGTTCCATCCTGCGAAGCTATGGTTCGGCGATCGGCCATAACTTCTTGCTGGCACTTCCGGCACAGCTTCTGGTGGTGGGGCCGATCGTTCGGGCTGTATTTGGCAATGTGGTGGACAGAAGCAAAGTCAGCGCTTGACCGATCTGTCTTATTTCCTGGGCAATGGTCGTTTGAAAACATAATGAATGAAGCTCTTGCGAATGGGGGAGCATTTCATATATAATCATTGTCAACAATTGCAGATCGGAACTATGCCGTTGAAGAGCATCCAACTCGGAGGCGTTTTCGCCAGGGGAGCGAACCCATTCCCCAAGTTAACCGGAACCGCCCGTTATCGCGGACCAAGAGGCTGGACACAGGATTACCTGTCCCGGCAAGTTGGGTGGCACCGCGAGCAGAGCGCTCCTCGTCCCAAGGGATGAGGGCGCTCTTTGCATTTTTATAGCCCAAAGGAGACGGTGTACATGTTGGATATGAAATGGATTCTTGCGCATGCGGATGAGGTTCAGGCGGCCGCGGACGGCAAAAAAATCAAGGTTTCGGTTCGCGAGCTGCTCACGCTGGACGAGGAAAGAAGAAGGCTTTT contains the following coding sequences:
- a CDS encoding VOC family protein, translating into MAFQKRVDHVGISVRDLETTLRFYTEIVGLELKGRLTHTNGVIQLAFLGFNGSDETEIELIQGYSDKLPSEGTVHHFAIHVEDIEAEYRRIQATDAEFIDGEIVTLPNGYRYFFIYGPEKEWIEFFQR